A window of the Fusarium poae strain DAOMC 252244 chromosome 3, whole genome shotgun sequence genome harbors these coding sequences:
- a CDS encoding hypothetical protein (SECRETED:SignalP(1-21)) — protein MASHFVHSLILTAVFGSLVDAGPCRPSSSSTLAVTVATTTKESTSVESLPTLSTSTIVESVTTASVTSPETTKTTGSATSLEATTTTTSCSTQPFPWEISSSVTTTTSEEVIPTTTTTEAATTTAAEETYDCENNLKVPSPTKALCGADGYRLSYPPGARVLDYPPVGTVFDCYKSCMETSNCVSFAYMENNFCELWNRPVGQTDGSDVGIKWYDTSCFCDTGIEPAPTCEDTNPIKNGGWDTGKFSPWEYYPEAEGREIVDFKIKAGGADGTGFRFQTGNFHFDKSMWLYQDLKACPGARFQCSFKWQWDKYYAIAQKDGTSLVPYVRIYQDNDSWAIISEYPRSEADTQRWIESDSFYFTIPNDGETRIWYVASSPQGEWINTSTEPYSSNWVHRTNKLALDSLVCQPA, from the coding sequence ATGGCTAGCCATTTCGTCCACTCGCTTATTTTGACTGCGGTCTTTGGCTCCCTCGTTGACGCTGGACCATGTCGCCCCTCATCTAGTTCCACTCTTGCTGTCACTGTTGCGACTACGACAAAGGAGTCCACCTCAGTCGAGTCACTGCCAACTCTCTCTACTTCGACTATTGTTGAATCCGTGACCACGGCCTCTGTCACCAGTCCCGAGACAACTAAAACCACGGGTTCTGCCACTAGTCTCGAGGctaccaccaccactacTTCATGCTCTACGCAACCTTTTCCATGGGAGATCAGTTCTTCTGTGACTACTACGACCTCTGAGGAAGTAATCCctaccaccaccactaccGAAGCCGCAACCACCACCGCTGCTGAAGAGACATACGATTGCGAAAACAACCTCAAGGTCCCTTCCCCAACCAAAGCACTTTGCGGCGCAGATGGCTACCGCCTCTCATACCCACCAGGCGCCAGGGTGTTGGACTACCCTCCTGTCGGAACAGTGTTTGATTGCTACAAGTCCTGTATGGAAACGTCCAACTGTGTTTCTTTCGCTTACATGGAGAATAATTTCTGTGAGCTGTGGAATCGCCCTGTTGGCCAGACGGATGGTTCAGACGTCGGGATCAAATGGTATGATACAAGCTGCTTTTGCGATACCGGTATCGAGCCAGCTCCTACCTGCGAAGACACCAACCCCATCAAAAACGGTGGTTGGGATACTGGCAAGTTCTCGCCCTGGGAGTACTACCCCGAAGCCGAAGGTCGAGAGATTGTCGATTTCAAGATTAAAGCTGGCGGAGCCGATGGAACAGGCTTTAGATTCCAGACTGGGAACTTCCACTTTGACAAGTCCATGTGGTTGTACCAAGATCTCAAGGCCTGCCCTGGCGCCCGCTTCCAATGCTCGTTCAAGTGGCAGTGGGACAAGTACTATGCAATCGCTCAAAAAGATGGTACCTCGTTGGTCCCATATGTCAGGATATATCAGGACAATGATAGCTGGGCCATCATCAGTGAATATCCAAGAAGTGAAGCCGATACCCAGCGATGGATTGAGTCAGATAGCTTCTACTTCACTATTCCCAATGACGGCGAAACAAGGATTTGGTATGTTGCTAGTAGTCCTCAGGGTGAATGGATTAATACCAGCACTGAGCCCTACAGTTCGAACTGGGTCCACAGAACCAACAAACTTGCATTggactcgcttgtctgtcaACCTGCGTAA
- a CDS encoding hypothetical protein (TransMembrane:1 (i21-39o)): MSNPAPARRDRRSIGQFKGPIIIAMSALAFAALLASIGGTSGKTVRSPTPPMGWNSYNHYNCNPSEEIIKINAKGLVDLGFLDLGYSIVTVDCGWPSRDRDSEGRLQWNETLFPSGPKALGEYIHDLGLEFGLYSGAGYLQCGSYDIPASLGYEEIDAKSFAEWGGDTLKYDNCYATSKTDMVDSDSAEAKSPDRFIKMAAAINETDRDIKYFLCQWGIGEDVPQWATQVGNSWRMSNDIFNAWRAIWRITNQAVAHSKYNRPGAFADLDMLIIGLGALSYEEERFHFGLWSMMKSPLIIGGVMDAKQIPAESLEVMSNKEAIAINQDALGQAAELVIRYTEEEWDIWSGNLTSNRKVLGVANWKNETQTVEVDLALIGVEKAKARDVWAHEDLTVSGTQKFELKPHELRLLVLSDISQTSKPKPAGYYPASKASLEGSASLADCGENECLPANEKIKSIGEGAKATFKSVSAPKDGSLYVGVDYINHEYHHTIGDWETNSRNMSISVNGEDAKRWAFPNAGGDWFESDRMVILLDGFKKGDDNTVAFTASTSGDWAPDLVGLQVLV, translated from the exons ATGAGTAACCCAGCACCAGCTCGGCGTGATAGACGCAGTATTGGCCAGTTCAAAGGCCCCATCATCATCGCAATGTCGGCACTCGCGTTTGCAGCACTTCTTGCCAGTATCGGAGGCACGTCTGGCAAGACAGTCAGATCCCCAACTCCTCCAATGGGTTGGAACTCCTACAACCACTACAATTGCAATCCTTCCGAGGAGATTATCAAGATCAACGCCAAAGGATTGGTAGATCTGGGCTTTCTAGACCTAGGCTACAGCATTGTTACCGTCGATTGCGGATGGCCTTCAAGAGATCGGGATAGTGAGGGCAGACTTCAGTGGAATGAGACTCTGTTTCCTTCAGGTCCAAAGGCTCTCGGCGAGTATATCCACGACTTGGGACTAGAGTTTGGCCTCTACTCTGGCGCTGGATATCTCCAGTGTGGTTCATATGACATCCCTGCCTCCCTAG GATACGAGGAGATTGACGCAAAGTCATTTGCTGAGTGGGGAGGCGATACCCTCAA GTATGACAACTGCTACGCCACATCCAAGACTGATATGGTTGACTCAGACTCTGCCGAAGCCAAGAGTCCCGACCGATTTATCAAGATGGCCGCCGCCATCAACGAGACTGATCGTGACATCAAATACTTCCTCTGCCAATGGGGTATTGGTGAAGATGTCCCACAATG GGCCACCCAAGTAGGAAATTCGTGGAGAATGAGTAACGACATCTTCAATGCATGGAGAGCAATCTGGCGCATCACCAACCAGGCTGTTGCCCACTCAAAGTATAACCGTCCTGGCGCGTTTGCAGACTTGGATATGCTCAT TATCGGCCTTGGTGCTCTCTCATACGAAGAAGAGCGTTTCCACTTCGGTCTCTGGTCCATGATGAAGTCTCCTCTCATTATCGGAGGAGTGATGGACGCTAAACAAATACCTGCTGAATCTCTCGAAGTGATGTCCAACAAAGAAGCCATCGCTATTAACCAAGATGCACTAGGTCAAGCAGCAGAGCTAGTGATTCGGTACACCGAAGAAGAGTGGGATATCTGGTCCGGTAACCTCACTTCAAACCGCAAGGTCCTTGGCGTTGCGAACTGGAAGAATGAAACTCAAACTGTTGAAGTTGACCTGGCACTTATTGGTgttgagaaggccaaggcgCGAGATGTCTGGGCTCACGAGGATCTTACTGTTTCTGGTACTCAGAAATTCGAACTGAAGCCTCATGAGCTGCGACTCCTCGTTCTATCAGACATCAGCCAAacttccaagcccaagccagcGGGATATTACCCAGCTTCCAAGGCGTCACTGGAAGGTTCAGCTTCGCTCGCTGACTGCGGAGAAAACGAATGTCTACCAGCCAACGAGAAGATTAAATCCATCGGTGAAGGTGCCAAGGCAACCTTCAAATCTGTCAGCGCTCCGAAGGACGGCTCGCTTTACGTCGGGGTGGACTACATCAACCACGAGTATCACCACACGATTGGCGACTGGGAAACCAACTCGAGGAACATGTCGATATCTGTCAATGGGGAGGATGCCAAACGATGGGCGTTCCCGAATGCTGGCGGCGATTGGTTCGAAAGTGATCGCATGGTGATCCTTTTAGATGGGTTCAAGAAGGGTGATGACAATACTGTTGCTTTCACTGCTTCCACCTCCGGAGATTGGGCGCCTGATTTGGTTGGCCTTCAGGTTCTAGTATAG
- a CDS encoding hypothetical protein (MEROPS:MER0036069), with protein sequence MTVTFIETDGGKLAVDISGEGPLVICSPAMGDFRDAYDPLAAELRKAGYRVAMVDLRGHGDSSTTFNRYGDEATADDLITLIDAYGGGPAVLVGASLSGAAATIAAGSRPQKVAGLVLIGAFLRPGTGKLVASLFRLSMNCPTGPIIWKSYAPKLWPGLGDKKQERVDRSIKMLTGPGRWKAFHATLSTDHAVVEPFLSKVKAPVLAVYGDADPDWSDPAEEARWVASNFKDSEVVMVKGVGHAPQLEKPEEVTSAVLRFLNRIQGEGAFNRGSA encoded by the coding sequence atgacTGTCACATTCATCGAAACTGATGGGGGTAAACTCGCCGTCGATATTTCTGGAGAAGGCCCCCTCGTTATTTGCTCTCCCGCTATGGGTGATTTTCGCGATGCATACGACCCTCTGGCTGCTGAGCTCCGCAAAGCTGGTTACCGAGTAGCCATGGTTGATCTTCGTGGTCATGGCGATAGTTCCACAACCTTCAACCGCTACGGGGACGAAGCCACAGCTGATGATCTCATCACACTTATCGACGCTTATGGTGGTGGTCCTGCGGTTTTGGTCGGTGCTTCATTATCTGGTGCAGCTGCCACTATTGCGGCTGGAAGCCGGCCCCAGAAAGTCGCTGGTCTTGTCCTCATTGGCGCATTTCTTCGTCCGGGAACTGGCAAGCTTGTCGCAAGCCTTTTCCGTCTATCCATGAATTGTCCCACTGGACCCATTATTTGGAAGTCGTATGCTCCCAAGCTTTGGCCTGGTCTTGGTGACAAGAAGCAAGAGCGAGTAGACCGGTCCATCAAGATGCTCACCGGCCCTGGACGCTGGAAGGCGTTCCACGCGACCCTCTCTACTGATCACGCTGTTGTCGAGCCATTTTTGAGCAAAGTCAAGGCTCCTGTTCTTGCTGTCTACGGTGATGCCGATCCTGACTGGAGTGACCCTGCTGAGGAAGCTCGCTGGGTTGCTTCAAATTTCAAGGACAGTGAAGTCGTTATGGTCAAGGGTGTTGGGCATGCGCCCCAGCTAGAGAAGCCGGAAGAGGTCACTTCGGCTGTTTTGAGATTTTTGAACAGAATTCAGGGCGAGGGGGCTTTCAATCGTGGCAGTGCTTAG
- a CDS encoding hypothetical protein (SECRETED:SignalP(1-17)~MEROPS:MER0000073), with amino-acid sequence MVKITALFALAAPLVAAAPQETPQIVGGTAASAGDFPFIVSITNNGGPWCGGTLINANTVLTASHCVQGRSASVFQIRAGSLSRTSGGVTSRVSSIRMHPSFSGSTLDSDVALLKLSTSIPASGSISYGRLAASGSDPAAGAQLTVAGWGATSQGSGNSPTNLLKVTVPVVSRATCRSQYGTSSITNNMFCAGFTQGGRDACQGDSGGPIVDTSNTVVGVVSWGEGCAQPNRSGVYARVGSLRSFIDSNA; translated from the exons ATGGTCAAGATCACTGCCCTCTTCGCCCTCGCGGCCCCTCtcgttgctgctgctcctcAGGAGACCCCCCAGATTGTTGGCGGAACTGCTGCCTCTGCTGGTGACTTCCCCTTCATCGTCAGCATCACCAACAACGGCGGCCCTTGGTGCGGTGGTACTCTCATCAATGCCAACACTGTCTTGACCGCTTCCCACTGTGTTCAGGGCCGATCTGCCAGTGTTTTCCAGATCCGTGCTGGATCTCTT TCTCGCACATCTGGTGGTGTCACTTCTCGTGTCTCCAGCATCAGAATGCACCCTAGCTTCAGCGGTTCCACTCTTGACAGCGATGTTGCTCTCCTGAAGCTTTCCACTTCTATTCCCGCCAGTGGTTCCATCTCTTACGGTCGTCTTGCCGCCTCTGGTTCCGACCCTGCTGCTGGTGCTCAGCTCACCGTTGCTGGCTG GGGAGCTACCTCTCAGGGCAGTGGAAACAGCCCCACCAACCTTCTCAAGGTTACCGTTCCCGTTGTTTCTCGTGCTACCTGCCGATCCCAGTACGGTACTTcttccatcaccaacaacatGTTCTGTGCTGGTTTCACCCAGGGTGGTCGCGATGCTTGCCAGGGTGACAGCGGTGGTCCCATTGTTGACACTTCCAACactgttgttggtgttgtttcTTGGGGTGAGGGTTGTGCTCAGCCCAACAGATCTGGTGTCTACGCTCGCGTTGGCAGCCTCCGATCTTTCATCGACAGCAACGCCTAA
- a CDS encoding hypothetical protein (SECRETED:SignalP(1-15)~CAZy:PL1_7~CAZy:PL1~CAZy:PL1_9~CAZy:PL1_10~CAZy:PL1_5~CAZy:PL1_6~CAZy:PL1_3~CAZy:PL1_8~CAZy:PL1_12~CAZy:PL1_4~CAZy:PL1_11): protein MRLLNLLFLSGLATAAPGTTLHARAAVNDRCNIGYCTQNGGTTGGGNAAQVTVRSLNELAAAASATGPSVILVQGSISGAAKVQVGSDKTIIGKSGSSLNGIGFTINGKKNVIIRNMKIAKVAATYGDAITIQKSTNVWVDHCDISSEKGSDKDFYDGLVDLSHAADFVTISHSYFHDHHKGCLVGHSDNNAAEDVGKLRVTYANNHFKNVGSRGPLLRFGTAHIFNGYYDTMDTGLNSRMNAQALIQSSVFTNVGKKAIFSESSREVGYVVAEDVVLNGQSQNTAPKGNLSSGKIPYQFSLLGSGRVASTVPGQAGQRLSF from the exons ATGAGACTGCTTAACCTTTTGTTCCTTTCCGGCCTTGCTACCGCGGCGCCCGGAACTACTCTTCATGCTAGGGCAGCAGTCAATGATCGGTGCAATATTGGTTATTGTACCCAGAATGGAGG CACGACTGGTGGCGGCAATGCTGCGCAAGTAACTGTCAGAAGTCTCAATGAactggcagcagcagccagtGCTACTGGACCTTCAGTTATCCTTGTCCAAGGTAGTATTTCGGGAGCTGCCAAAGTCCAAGTCGGGTCCGACAAGACTATCATCGGGAAGTCGGGTAGCT CTCTGAATGGTATCGGCTTCACGATCAACGGAAAGAAGAACGTCATTATCCGAAACATGAAAATTGCAAAAGTCGCAGCCACCTATGGTGACGCAATCACGATCCAGAAGTCTACCAATGTCTGGGTTGACCACTGTGATATCTCTTCTGAGAAAGGCAGCGACAAGGACTTTTACGATGGCTTGGTTGACCTTTCTCATGCTGCGGATTTTGTCACTATCTCACACAGTTATTTCCACGACCAC CACAAGGGATGTCTTGTCGGTCATTCCGATAACAATGCTGCTGAAGACGTTGGAAAGCTTCGCGTAACATACGCGAACAACCACTTCAAGAACGTTGGAAGCCGCGGCCCTCTTCTTCGCTTTGGCACAGCTCACATCTTCAA CGGATACTATGATACAATGGACACTGGTCTTAACAGTCGCATGAATGCACAAGCATTGATCCAGTCTTCAGTGTTCACAAATGTCGGAAAGAAAGCCATCTTTAGCGAGTCAAGCAGGGAGGTGGGATATGTTGTTGCAGAGGATGTTGTTCTCAACGGTCAGAGTCAGAACACCGCACCAAAGGGTAATTTGAGTTCGGGTAAGATTCCGTACCAGTTTAGTCTTCTTGGATCCGGCAGGGTCGCATCTACCGTTCCAGGACAAGCGGGACAGAGGCTCAGCTTCTGA